A region of Vigna radiata var. radiata cultivar VC1973A chromosome 6, Vradiata_ver6, whole genome shotgun sequence DNA encodes the following proteins:
- the LOC111241805 gene encoding dnaJ protein ERDJ2B-like, whose protein sequence is MAIPIVSYTITKLYRAASKKAKSIHYQCLNARGLISNVVMESLMMILEASDIFYVVGRLWRGNVDAACGEGVEERCGKIPLCI, encoded by the exons ATGGCCATTCCTATAGTGTCATATACAATAACAAAGTTGTATCGAGCTGCCTCTAAGAAAGCAAAGAGCATACACTATCAGTGTCTGAATGCTCGCGGTCTG ATTTCGAATGTAGTTATGGAGTCTCTAATGATGATTTTGGAGGCTTCAGACATTTTTTATGTTGTGGGGAGACTTTGGAGAGGAAACGTTGATGCTGCTTGTGGGGAGGGAGTGGAAGAACGTTGTGGCAAGATTCCCCTCTGCATCTAA